A region of Scylla paramamosain isolate STU-SP2022 chromosome 25, ASM3559412v1, whole genome shotgun sequence DNA encodes the following proteins:
- the LOC135113323 gene encoding CCA tRNA nucleotidyltransferase 1, mitochondrial-like, protein MMTMMSATLAGRFCRVLFPVVSRPLLQRNLIRDLHIMKLGEDQMSSVLRPRVRQLADIFTSHGYELRVAGGAVRDLLLGKVPQDLDFATTATPEEMKTMFTEEGLRMINAGGEKHGTVTVRLDEENFECTTLRIDLVTDGRHAEVSFTKNWELDANRRDLTINAMFLGLDGTIYDYFQGSQHLEERHVTFVGDADTRIKEDYLRILRYFRFYGRIAKEPDNHCPHILESIRANADGLDRISGERIWVELQKIITGNFGGELLVKMVECGVGVHVGLPETFNCANVKAVYERCQKAGLAPKDLHHMTLLASGLSSVEECVKFIVRIKCSKREQELLLHIVQHRDAVAQFTMLKEAKDHLVDLCIGEKRNKDIALLYTTELLKYCAHMDFLKEIKEWQVPKFPVNGLLIGERGVPRKKIRFAMHDLLEEWKKSDYSFDASELLDTLNLDMYGD, encoded by the exons atgatgacgatgatgtcGGCCACCTTGGCGGGGCGGTTCTGTCGGGTCTTATTCCCTGTTGTCTCTAGACCACTGCTGCAGAGGAACCTTATTAGA GACCTGCACATAATGAAGCTCGGGGAGGATCAGATGTCCAGTGTGCTGCGTCCCAGAGTGAGGCAGCTGGCAGACATCTTCACCAGCCATGGCTATGAGCTGAGGGTGGCAGGGGGAGCTGTGAGGGACCTGCTGCTGGGGAAGGTGCCTCAAGACCTGGACTttgccaccacagccacacctgAGGAGATGAAGACCATGTTCACAGAGGAGGGCCTGAGAATGATCAACGCTGGTGGGGAGAAGCACGGGACGGTCACGGTGAGGCTGGACGAGGAGAATTTTGAGTGCACCACCCTAAGGATCGACCTGGTGACTGACGGCCGGCACGCTGAGGTCAGCTTCACCAAGAACTGGGAGCTCGATGCCAACCGCCGAGACCTGACCATCAATGCCATGTTCCTGGGGCTGGATGGCACCATCTACGACTACTTCCAGGGCAGCCAGCACCTGGAGGAAAGGCACGTGACCTTTGTTGGTGACGCAGACACACGCATCAAGGAGGACTACCTGAGGATACTCCGCTACTTCAGGTTCTACGGGAGGATAGCCAAGGAGCCTGACAACCACTGCCCTCACATCCTGGAGAGCATAAGAGCTAATGCTGATGGCTTGGACAGGATATCAGGGGAGAGGATCTGGGTGGAGCTGCAGAAGATCATTACCGGTAACTTTGGAGGAGAACTGCTCGTGAAGATGGTAGAGTGTGGAGTTGGGGTTCACGTGGGACTGCCAGAGACCTTTAACTGTGCCAATGTGAAGGCAGTATATGAACGGTGCCAAAAGGCTGGGCTGGCACCGAAAGACCTGCACCACATGACTCTCCTGGCCTCAGGGTTATCTAGTGTGGAGGAGTGTGTGAAGTTCATCGTCCGCATTAAGTGTTCCAAGCGGGAGCAGGAGCTTCTGTTACACATTGTGCAGCACAGAGATGCTGTTGCTCAGTTCACCATGCTGAAGGAAGCAAAGGACCATCTGGTGGACCTGTGCAttggggagaagaggaacaaggacATTGCTCTCCTGTACACCACTGAGCTGCTGAAGTACTGTGCTCACATGGACTTCCTGAAGGAGATCAAGGAGTGGCAGGTGCCAAAGTTCCCTGTGAATGGTCTGCTTATAGGGGAGCGAGGAGTACCCAGGAAAAAGATTAGGTTTGCCATGCATGACCTGctggaggagtggaagaaatcTGACTATTCCTTTGATGCTTCTGAACTGCTGGACACTCTTAATCTTGACATGTATGGTGACTGA
- the LOC135113324 gene encoding haloalkane dehalogenase-like, with protein MGQVKRYFKRFVVFPAIIITLQCLYLLRKAVEVVMSVLRPVRHPTVVRTPEECFQGLEAMGYNFRPNYVELPVGGGKMLPRVHYIDEGPRDAAETILCLHGEPSWSFLYRHMVPGLVRAGYRVVVPDFIGFGKSDKFTCPESYSHELHCMTLRLLLDHLRLRDITLVCQDWGGLTGLPVVRDCSHLFSRLVIMNTGLPVGASRVGKLIQAIPFLLWRTFSQLVGTSLPVGRVFNMALVNPQPDVVKGYEAPFPSALYKAGAAQWPLLVPLTANTPVAADMQATRDFLAKEWKRPALVMFSDGDPITRGQEKVFLHLMPHACTKTVRGAKHFLQEDKGEELTAHIVSFIGDKL; from the exons ATGGGGCAGGTGAAGCGTTACTTCAAGCGCTTCGTGGTGTTccctgccatcatcatcaccctccAGTGTCTCTACCTCCTGAGGAAGGCAGTGGAAGTTGTGATGAGTGTCCTGCGGCCGGTGAGGCATCCCACAGTGGTGAGGACGCCTGAGGAGTGCTTCCAGGGACTGGAGGCTATGGGATACAATTTCAGGCCCAACTATGTGGAGCTGCCTGTTGGGGGAGGCAAGATGCTGCCCAGGGTGCACTATATTGATGaag GGCCAAGAGATGCCGCCGAGACCATCCTTTGCCTGCACGGGGAGCCCAGCTGGTCCTTCCTGTACCGCCACATGGTGCCAGGGCTGGTCAGGGCCGGCTACCGTGTGGTGGTGCCAGACTTCATAGGGTTTGGCAAGTCTGACAAGTTCACCTGTCCTGAGAGCTACAGCCATGAGCTGCACTGCATGACCCTGCGGCTGCTGCTGGACCACCTCAGGCTACGAGACATCACACTGGTCTGCCAGGACTGGGGAGGCCTCACAGGTCTCCCTGTGGTCAGGGACTGCTCACACCTGTTCTCCCGTCTGGTCATCATGAACACTGGGTTGCCTGTGGGGGCCAGCAGGGTCGGGAAGCTCATACAGGCAATACCCTTCCTGCTGTGGCGTACCTTCAGCCAGCTGGTCGGCACCTCACTACCGGTGGGGCGGGTCTTCAACATGGCCCTTGTGAACCCCCAGCCTGATGTAGTGAAGGGGTATGAGGCGCCCTTCCCCTCAGCCCTCTACAAGGCCGGGGCAGCACAGTGGCCTCTGCTGGTGCCTCTCACTGCCAACACACCTGTTGCTGCAGACATGCAGGCCACCAGGGACTTTCTAGCCAAGGAGTGGAAGCGGCCAGCACTGGTGATGTTCTCTGATGGAGACCCCATCACCCGGGGCCAGGAGAAAGTCTTCCTTCATCTGATGCCTCACGCCTGCACCAAGACTGTCCGTGGAGCAAAGCACTTCCTGCAGGAGGACAAAGGGGAGGAGCTCACAGCCCACATTGTCAGCTTCATTGGGGACAAGCTGTAG
- the LOC135113325 gene encoding uncharacterized protein LOC135113325 translates to MEVETVAAEIKYTLKVPSLSSYSEGNELFTEFPMSVCGLRSRWGVKIQPFLSSKPNKPHHINSDIGITLSCLRTNITNPDIDIYCSVVGRGKEHECKLELVKEEEEDGKAPLRRTWQGVLVPRLALHVYDLLPHDQLTAILRFVIRTDDVWGNNDPLEELSAQIGKLRKGKCPGDVNILTSDGVAISVHSDVLHARSSLLRERILDIPEEITTPKTKKHLQMKENASEIDSETPLSSFFGSDVSSSGYTSNNSSSTNSTSISDNVSSPNCPKSANVSSPYHAKSVHISSPFHPKSPLRTDRVTSARSGARVTVTSPGHPRTPSHPTGQRHYDGKGFSSASGDKRPYSPSKFSPSKRPSPKVTQESPCRRILQWEDQVPRSRQASSFPQLSCNSVNSSTSSSAFSKSPLKELELNIQRSPGRGRTVKVNMSASVAEAMLDWIYMGECSDLAQLAKPLLVAGKRHGVEGLVVACEQHLAATLTPATAPHTLLLAHKYSADSLCSATMKYAVSQAKEVTSQPSWATVASRSPALMTKFSRLLALHAHPGRKR, encoded by the exons ATGGAAGTGGAGACAGTGGCTGCGGAGATCAAATACACCCTCAAGGTACCAAGCCTGTCCAGTTATAGCGAAGGAAATGAGTTATTTACGGAATTCCCCATGTCAGTGTGCGGGCTACGGTCAAGATGGGGAGTGAAGATCcagcctttcctctcctctaaaccCAACAAGCCACACCACATTAACAGCGACATTGGCATCACCCTCTCGTGTCTTAGAACCAACATCACCAACCCGGACATTGATATTTACTGCAGCGTTGTTGGCAGGGGAAAAGAACATGAGTGTAAGTTGGAAttagtgaaagaggaggaggaggatggaaaagcCCCACTCAGGCGTACTTGGCAGGGTGTGTTGGTGCCCCGTCTGGCCCTGCACGTGTATGATTTGCTGCCCCACGATCAGCTGACGGCTATTCTACGCTTTGTCATCAGAACGGATGATGTTTGGGGGAATAATGATCCTTTAGAGGAATTAAGTGCCCAGATAGGTaagctgaggaaaggaaaatgccCTGGTGATGTTAATATTTTGACGTCAGATGGTGTGGCTATCTCTGTCCACAGTGATGTCCTCCACGCCCGTTCCAGCTTGCTAAGGGAGAGAATCCTAGATATTCCTGAAGAAATTACCACACCTAAAACTAAGAAACACCtccaaatgaaagaaaatgcatcAGAAATAGATTCAGAAACGCCACTAAGCAGCTTCTTCGGAAGTGATGTGTCATCTTCAGGCTATACAAGTAACAATTCATCTTCCACAAACTCCACAAGCATTTCAGATAATGTTTCCAGCCCAAACTGCCCTAAATCAGCTAATGTTTCCAGCCCATACCACGCCAAGTCAGTCCACATTTCCAGTCCGTTTCATCCCAAGTCACCACTGAGAACTGACAGAGTGACATCAGCAAGGTCAGGAGCTCGTGTCACTGTCACCTCCCCTGGCCATCCCCGCACCCCTTCACACCCCACCGGACAGAGGCATTATGATGGTAAAGGCTTCTCATCTGCATCAGGAGACAAGAGACCTTACTCCCCATCCAAGTTCTCCCCCAGCAAGCGTCCATCGCCTAAGGTTACCCAAGAATCACCCTGCCGTAGGATCCTGCAATGGGAAGATCAAGTGCCGAGGTCAAGACAAGCATCGTCATTCCCTCAGCTCTCCTGCAACTCTGTGAATTCCTCCACATCCAGCTCTGCATTCAGCAAATCCCCATTGAAGGAACTGGAGTTGAATATCCAGAGGTCGCCTGGTAGAGGTCGCACTGTCAAAGTAAACATGTCTGCCTCGGTCGCTGAGGCAATGCTGGATTGGATTTACATGG GTGAATGCAGTGACCTGGCACAGCTAGCCAAGCCCTTACTGGTGGCAGGAAAGAGGCATGGTGTGGAGGGGCTAGTGGTGGCGTGTGAACAGCATCTGGCAGCCACCCTCACCCCGGCCACTGCCCCACACACCCTCCTGCTGGCCCACAAGTACTCAGCTGACTCTCTGTGCTCGGCCACCATGAAGTATGCTGTCTCTCAG GCCAAGGAGGTCACAAGTCAGCCGTCCTGGGCCACTGTAGCCAGCCGTTCCCCAGCTCTCATGACTAAATTTTCCCGCCTCCTGGCCCTCCATGCCCACCCTGGCCGCAAGAGATGA